The following is a genomic window from Adhaeribacter radiodurans.
TTGATGGCGATTTCTCGGACTATCCGGAAGAAATGCCTTTGTTGATTCAACCTATTTTAGAAAACCGGGCTGACCTGGTTATTGGCTCCCGGGCACTGGGCCAAAGAGAGAAAGGAGCCATGCTGCCGCAACAGATTTTTGGCAATTGGCTAGCTACTACTCTATTACGTTTATTTTATAATGCCCATTTTACCGACTTGGGACCATTTCGTGCGATTCGTACCGAGGCTTTACTTAAATTAAATATGCAGGACCGTACCTATGGCTGGACTGTGGAAATGCAATTAAAAGCAGCTAAGCTAAAACTACGCAGCGTAGAAGTTCCGGTCAGATACCGGAAACGGAT
Proteins encoded in this region:
- a CDS encoding glycosyltransferase family 2 protein; protein product: MPLIHVIIPAYNEEKSIAQVIQAIPPALISEIIVVNNNSTDNTAVVAKAAGPTVLFASEPGYGNACLTGMEYALTKLPAEQPEIIVFIDGDFSDYPEEMPLLIQPILENRADLVIGSRALGQREKGAMLPQQIFGNWLATTLLRLFYNAHFTDLGPFRAIRTEALLKLNMQDRTYGWTVEMQLKAAKLKLRSVEVPVRYRKRIGFSKISGTVKGTVMAGYKIIATIFRYL